One part of the Streptomyces ferrugineus genome encodes these proteins:
- a CDS encoding TioE family transcriptional regulator, whose product MGRNLQSGARLRPVDLARGHGLSTQAVRNYEEAGVLPAAARTAHGYRTYTSLHAGALRAFLALVPGHGHQTATSIMRAVNRGAVGEAFRLIDESHAQLLDDRRTLRAVESALGDLEPVTAASEPGGGMFIGPLADELGIRPATLRKWERAGLLHPRRDPRTGYRVYDEAAVRDARLAHQLRRGGYLLEQIAPLIARVRAAGGLEPLEAALRDWHGRLSARGRAMLTGAAELEAYLRERG is encoded by the coding sequence ATGGGGCGAAACCTTCAAAGCGGGGCGCGGCTCAGGCCGGTTGATCTGGCGCGTGGGCACGGTCTGTCCACGCAGGCGGTCAGGAACTACGAGGAGGCCGGCGTCCTTCCGGCCGCCGCTCGCACCGCCCACGGCTACCGGACCTACACCTCGCTGCACGCGGGCGCCCTGCGCGCGTTCCTCGCCCTGGTGCCCGGCCACGGCCATCAGACGGCGACGTCGATCATGCGGGCGGTGAACCGGGGCGCGGTCGGCGAGGCGTTCCGGCTCATCGACGAGAGCCACGCCCAGCTCCTCGACGACCGCCGCACCCTCCGGGCCGTGGAGAGCGCCCTCGGCGACCTGGAGCCCGTCACGGCGGCGTCGGAGCCCGGTGGTGGCATGTTCATCGGGCCGCTGGCGGACGAGCTCGGCATCCGCCCCGCGACGCTGCGCAAATGGGAGCGCGCGGGCCTGCTGCACCCGCGCCGCGACCCACGGACCGGGTACCGCGTCTACGACGAGGCCGCCGTACGCGATGCCCGGCTGGCCCACCAGCTCAGGCGGGGCGGCTACCTGCTGGAGCAGATCGCCCCGCTGATCGCGCGGGTGCGGGCGGCCGGCGGCCTGGAGCCGCTGGAGGCCGCACTGCGCGACTGGCACGGCCGGCTGTCCGCCCGTGGGCGCGCGATGCTGACCGGGGCCGCGGAGCTGGAGGCGTACCTGCGCGAGCGCGGATGA
- a CDS encoding erythromycin esterase family protein: protein MAADIAAHIAADIKDAAHAVEAAAVMRLLPARPRILALGEPTHGEETLLEVRNELFRQLVEQQGYRTIAIESDCLKGLAVDDYVTSGTGTLDEAMEHGFSHGWGAFEGNRELVRWMRAHNVRADRDDRPASERLRFAGFDGPLEITAAASPRQALTALHGYLAARVDADLLPCTGETLDRLLGADDRWTDPAAMTDPARSVGQSADAARLRLLADDLAALLDTQTPHLITATSRAEWDRARLYGRTATGLLRYHHWMADLSPARMTRLVSVRDQMMAHNLLALAERGPALVHANNGHLQRSRSAMRMWQGPVEWWSAGALVHAHLGEEYAFVATALGTIRHQGVDTPPPDTVEGLLYTLPEDRYVIDARRLATALDATRPAPRESPWFGYAPLDPARLADSDGIVFVKDVS from the coding sequence ATGGCTGCTGACATCGCTGCGCACATTGCCGCTGACATCAAGGACGCCGCCCATGCCGTCGAGGCCGCCGCCGTCATGAGGCTGCTCCCGGCCCGGCCCCGGATCCTCGCGCTGGGCGAGCCCACCCACGGCGAGGAGACCCTGCTCGAGGTGCGCAACGAGCTCTTCCGGCAACTCGTCGAGCAGCAGGGCTACCGGACGATCGCGATCGAGAGCGACTGCCTGAAGGGCCTGGCCGTGGACGACTACGTCACCTCGGGCACGGGCACGCTCGACGAGGCCATGGAGCACGGATTCAGCCACGGTTGGGGCGCTTTCGAGGGCAACCGCGAGCTCGTGCGCTGGATGCGCGCCCACAACGTCCGCGCCGACCGCGACGACCGGCCCGCGTCCGAGCGGCTCCGCTTCGCCGGTTTCGACGGCCCACTGGAGATCACCGCCGCCGCGAGCCCCCGGCAGGCCCTCACCGCACTGCACGGCTACCTCGCGGCCCGGGTGGACGCGGACCTGCTCCCTTGCACCGGGGAGACGCTCGACCGCCTGCTCGGCGCGGACGACCGGTGGACCGATCCCGCCGCGATGACGGACCCGGCCCGATCCGTGGGCCAGTCGGCCGACGCCGCTCGCCTGCGCCTGCTCGCCGACGACTTGGCGGCGCTGCTCGACACGCAGACGCCGCACCTGATCACGGCGACCTCGCGGGCCGAGTGGGACCGGGCGCGCCTGTACGGCCGTACCGCGACCGGCCTGTTGCGCTATCACCACTGGATGGCCGACCTCTCACCGGCCCGCATGACCCGACTGGTGAGCGTCCGGGACCAGATGATGGCCCACAACCTCCTCGCCCTCGCCGAACGGGGCCCGGCACTCGTCCACGCCAACAACGGCCACCTCCAGCGGAGCAGGAGCGCGATGCGGATGTGGCAGGGACCGGTGGAGTGGTGGAGCGCCGGCGCGCTGGTGCACGCCCATCTGGGCGAGGAGTACGCCTTCGTCGCCACGGCCCTCGGCACCATCCGGCACCAGGGAGTGGACACGCCACCGCCGGACACCGTCGAGGGACTCCTCTACACCCTCCCGGAGGACCGCTACGTCATCGACGCCCGCCGCCTGGCCACCGCCCTCGACGCCACACGGCCCGCGCCCCGCGAATCCCCCTGGTTCGGCTACGCCCCGCTCGACCCGGCCCGCCTGGCGGACAGCGACGGCATCGTGTTCGTCAAGGATGTCTCCTGA
- a CDS encoding cytidine/deoxycytidylate deaminase family protein encodes MTTRTHPVDHELIQAAAHLARTRCRGDNHTMAAAARARDGRIVTAVNAYHFTGGPCAELVVIGTAAAQGAYELDTIVAVGDRDRGVVPPCGRCRQVLGPRPCWAPNHVDGLAQASPSALYRGRFSVEIVQSAMVTSSP; translated from the coding sequence ATGACCACGCGGACCCATCCCGTCGACCACGAACTCATCCAGGCCGCGGCGCATTTAGCTCGCACACGCTGCCGGGGCGACAACCACACCATGGCCGCGGCGGCCCGCGCGCGGGACGGCCGGATCGTCACCGCGGTGAACGCCTACCACTTCACGGGAGGCCCCTGCGCCGAGCTGGTCGTCATCGGCACGGCGGCCGCGCAGGGCGCCTACGAGCTGGACACCATCGTCGCCGTGGGCGACCGCGACCGCGGGGTCGTTCCGCCGTGCGGCCGGTGTCGGCAGGTCCTTGGACCGCGTCCCTGTTGGGCACCAAATCACGTTGACGGGCTGGCTCAGGCCTCGCCCTCGGCCTTGTACCGCGGCAGGTTCTCCGTCGAGATCGTCCAGTCGGCGATGGTGACATCCTCACCGTAG
- a CDS encoding Uma2 family endonuclease, producing MSSHRYRAMRDLVQSLDDTVPGKFEITKAGIVHDLLSPNAPHELTRAHLRRRLERAMPQENVAHTGEPDVEDEPKGILRRPDVMVIAEADMEGDGSFDPSTLIAAIEIISRSNPDNDWVTKMRDYPLMGIPVYAVFDPRTATSAVLTDIHSTPDGPRYATRKDFVYGEDVTIADWTISTENLPRYKAEGEA from the coding sequence ATGAGCTCGCACCGGTACCGAGCCATGCGGGACCTGGTTCAATCACTGGACGACACCGTTCCGGGCAAGTTCGAAATCACCAAAGCAGGAATCGTCCACGATCTGCTCTCGCCCAACGCCCCTCACGAACTCACCAGGGCGCACCTGCGGAGGCGTCTGGAAAGGGCGATGCCCCAGGAGAACGTGGCCCACACGGGCGAGCCCGACGTGGAGGACGAGCCCAAGGGCATCCTCCGCCGCCCTGACGTGATGGTGATCGCCGAAGCCGACATGGAGGGAGACGGCTCCTTCGACCCATCTACGCTCATCGCCGCCATTGAGATCATCTCTCGCTCCAACCCCGACAACGACTGGGTCACCAAGATGCGCGACTACCCCCTGATGGGCATTCCCGTCTACGCGGTCTTCGACCCCCGCACCGCCACCAGCGCCGTCCTCACCGACATCCACTCCACCCCCGACGGCCCTCGCTACGCCACCCGCAAGGACTTCGTCTACGGTGAGGATGTCACCATCGCCGACTGGACGATCTCGACGGAGAACCTGCCGCGGTACAAGGCCGAGGGCGAGGCCTGA
- a CDS encoding helix-turn-helix domain-containing protein, with protein sequence MDTQNPSAPTRHQSRIAGKNHPRDSHAGGGLVHDNTRHTTRFTVIGNHLAQHPDLSGLAIGLAVYIQSLPTGARADIKTLAARFPEGTTRIAAALRELEAHGYLRRERQRTPAGRIVTRTISCNQPGRRDTDDHPPPARKKRTPGPRKPLPAVPRPAYPAATLLQQATDLLADLRRHDPRLLLSARDTAHLAPGVAAWLERDVTPTAIRHTLTTDLPPEPLCRPAALLAHRLTTQLPPSPPFRAPTPPTVRLPFQTCEGCDRAFRAPTPGRCRDCRTPLPAAA encoded by the coding sequence ATGGACACCCAAAACCCTAGCGCGCCCACGCGCCACCAGTCCCGAATCGCGGGAAAAAACCACCCCCGTGACTCCCACGCGGGCGGCGGTCTCGTCCACGACAACACCCGCCACACCACCCGCTTCACGGTGATCGGCAACCACCTCGCCCAGCACCCGGATCTGTCGGGCCTCGCCATCGGACTGGCCGTCTACATCCAGTCGCTCCCCACCGGCGCCCGCGCCGACATCAAGACCCTCGCCGCCCGCTTCCCCGAGGGCACGACTCGTATCGCCGCCGCCCTGCGCGAACTGGAAGCCCACGGCTACCTGCGCCGCGAACGCCAGCGCACCCCCGCCGGCCGCATCGTCACCCGCACGATCTCCTGCAACCAGCCCGGCCGCCGCGACACCGACGACCACCCGCCGCCGGCCCGGAAGAAGCGCACCCCGGGACCCCGCAAGCCCCTCCCCGCCGTACCGCGCCCCGCCTACCCGGCCGCCACCCTCCTCCAGCAGGCCACCGACCTCCTCGCAGACCTCCGCCGCCACGACCCCCGCCTCCTGCTCTCCGCCCGCGACACGGCCCACCTCGCCCCCGGGGTCGCGGCCTGGCTGGAACGCGACGTCACCCCCACGGCCATACGCCACACCCTGACCACCGACCTGCCACCCGAGCCCCTGTGCCGCCCGGCAGCCCTCCTGGCCCACCGCCTGACCACCCAACTGCCGCCCTCACCTCCATTCCGCGCACCAACACCACCGACCGTCCGTCTCCCTTTCCAGACCTGCGAAGGCTGCGACCGCGCCTTCCGCGCACCCACCCCAGGACGCTGCCGTGACTGCCGCACTCCCCTTCCCGCTGCCGCCTGA
- a CDS encoding ATP-binding protein — protein MNQQSPELVSPIRNFSLQLSSTPRGARLARLLATEQLRSWGLPLDPAAHVVAELAANAVTHGRIPGRDFLLLVYVVGDTLRIEVTDTRADRLPHAEQPAPDAESGRGLAIVDALADRWGVSPGLPPRKTVWAEVGLSPEPGESRSGGTGRLPQETHR, from the coding sequence GTGAATCAGCAATCCCCCGAACTCGTCTCCCCCATCCGCAACTTCAGCCTGCAGCTCTCCTCCACCCCACGCGGCGCACGCCTCGCCCGCCTCCTCGCCACCGAACAACTCCGCAGTTGGGGCCTGCCGCTGGACCCTGCGGCGCATGTGGTCGCCGAGCTGGCGGCCAACGCGGTGACGCACGGCCGGATCCCGGGACGGGACTTCCTGCTCCTCGTGTACGTCGTCGGCGACACCCTCCGTATCGAGGTCACCGACACCCGAGCCGACCGGCTACCGCATGCCGAACAACCCGCCCCCGACGCGGAGTCGGGCCGTGGCCTCGCGATCGTCGACGCCCTGGCCGACCGCTGGGGCGTCTCCCCGGGGCTGCCGCCGCGCAAGACGGTCTGGGCCGAAGTCGGCCTCTCACCGGAGCCCGGGGAATCGCGCTCCGGTGGCACGGGCCGTCTCCCTCAAGAAACACACCGGTGA
- a CDS encoding helix-turn-helix domain-containing protein, translating into MTAEADTGRLKTEADEPGWEVDPDDEWGVAVIATVGRQLKLRREAVGMRAADFGKAVGYGEDMVYKIEGGKRIPQPQYLDNADRVLRAGGLLSAMKVDVEKVRYPKKVRALGEMEAKAVEIGLYECNIIAGLLQTPEHARAAIEAAQPPYSQDDVERMVAARVARQSIFERDPAPALGFVLEEAPLRRPLGGTMVWRRQLERLLEVGQMRNVTLQVMPTHREVHSGLDGRIELLKFADGTAVGRSDGAFSGRPVSDLRQLRILELRYGTIRAQALPPGESLVFIEHLLGET; encoded by the coding sequence ATGACAGCCGAGGCGGACACGGGGCGGCTCAAGACGGAGGCGGACGAGCCGGGGTGGGAGGTGGATCCGGACGATGAGTGGGGCGTGGCGGTGATCGCGACCGTCGGGCGGCAGTTGAAGCTGCGGCGGGAGGCGGTCGGGATGCGGGCCGCCGACTTCGGAAAGGCCGTCGGGTACGGCGAGGACATGGTCTACAAGATCGAGGGCGGGAAGCGGATTCCCCAGCCCCAGTATCTGGACAATGCGGACCGGGTGTTGAGGGCGGGCGGGTTGCTCTCGGCGATGAAGGTGGACGTGGAGAAGGTCCGGTACCCGAAGAAGGTGCGTGCGCTGGGGGAGATGGAGGCCAAGGCGGTCGAGATCGGCCTGTACGAGTGCAACATCATCGCCGGGTTGTTGCAGACGCCGGAGCATGCCCGGGCGGCAATTGAGGCGGCGCAGCCTCCGTACTCGCAGGACGATGTGGAACGCATGGTGGCCGCTCGTGTGGCCCGCCAGTCCATTTTTGAGCGCGACCCTGCACCTGCGCTCGGCTTCGTGCTGGAAGAGGCGCCGCTGAGGCGCCCTCTCGGAGGCACAATGGTGTGGCGACGGCAGCTCGAACGTCTGCTGGAGGTGGGCCAGATGCGGAACGTCACACTCCAGGTGATGCCTACGCACCGCGAGGTCCATTCCGGTCTGGACGGCAGGATCGAGTTGCTGAAGTTCGCGGACGGTACGGCAGTGGGCCGCTCCGACGGTGCGTTCAGTGGCCGTCCTGTCTCTGATCTCAGGCAGCTACGCATCCTTGAGCTGCGGTATGGCACCATCCGAGCGCAGGCTCTCCCTCCAGGGGAGTCGCTGGTCTTCATCGAGCATCTGCTGGGAGAAACATGA
- a CDS encoding DUF397 domain-containing protein, producing MIRKASAGNASELAWFKSSYSGGNDGNSCVEIAVAPRTIHIRDSKYRDTSPRLALTPQAWAAFVPYAAES from the coding sequence ATGATCCGCAAGGCCTCCGCCGGGAACGCCTCCGAACTGGCATGGTTCAAGAGCAGCTACAGCGGCGGCAACGACGGCAACTCCTGCGTCGAGATCGCGGTAGCCCCCCGCACCATCCACATCCGCGACTCCAAGTACCGCGACACCAGCCCCCGCCTCGCCCTCACTCCGCAGGCCTGGGCCGCATTCGTCCCGTACGCCGCCGAGAGCTGA
- a CDS encoding sacsin N-terminal ATP-binding-like domain-containing protein produces the protein MSKFVRPAPEGADPFGTVRLRRGVLDAWATSPARFREDANAEEDLVLGGYRDRLVVELAQNAADAAARAGVPGRLRLTLREGVLFAANTGAPLDAAGVESLSTLRASAKRDTASVGRFGVGFAAVLAVTDEPAVVGRHGGVRWSLAEARELATETARHSPGLGDEIRRRDGHVPLLRLPFAAEGTAPDPYDTVVILPLRDTAAADLAERLLHAVDDALLLALPGLEEVVVEIGDDPSRTLRRSVDGPFTVVEDSRDGFTHWRTSAAHGPLTPELLAGRPVEERLRPHWSLTWAVPVHAADSTPARPRTAPVVHAPTPSDEALGVPALLIASFPLDTTRRHAAPGPLTDFLVQRAADAYAELLADWRPVGEGIIGLVPGPLGKGELDGALRQAILERLPRTSFLPPAVEPREADSELPESLRPRDAEVVEGAGADTVRVLAEVLPTLLPAGLERRVELRTLGVARVPLTDAIDRLAGLEKEPGWWRRLYDSLAGVDPDRLSGLPVPLADGRTTIGPRQILLPTPDAAGIAPEMLARLGLKVAHPDAAHPLLEKLGALPATPRAVLTTPQVRAAVAASLDEDGGTGMGWEEDAPDAEELADTVLALVRDAGLEPGDEPWLGALALPDEEGEPAPAGELVLPGSPFAQVMREDELATVDAELARKWGEQPLAACGVLANFALVRATDVVLDPDELEPREGDFAEPDDAGLLDAVDVWCEDILDRFPDTPVPPVATELIAVRDLDLVDDDKWPQALALLAQPPLRDALTQQVRILLPDGTHEVVRPYTAWWLRGHPVLDGRRPAGLLASGGDPLLRGLYDEADATGFDDEQVLRALGVRTSVAALLDEPGGAAELLDRLADPEREVTGAQLHALYGALADLDPDQVTLPDELRAVVDGRIEVVDAADAVVVDSPDLLPFTDGVPLLPVRPARAAELAELFQVRRLSESVTGEVTSEGTEHDVPESVRVLLGARTPQSYVEHEELVVDGVEIDWRLTDDGALHAATLEGVAAGLAWAAGQWPRRFEVAALLEDPSRTGELARDRWFD, from the coding sequence GTGAGCAAGTTCGTGCGGCCCGCACCCGAAGGTGCCGACCCCTTCGGTACGGTCCGTCTGCGCCGCGGAGTGCTGGACGCCTGGGCCACCAGCCCCGCCCGTTTCCGGGAGGACGCCAACGCCGAGGAGGACCTCGTCCTCGGCGGGTACCGGGACCGGCTCGTCGTCGAGCTCGCTCAGAACGCCGCCGACGCGGCCGCCAGGGCCGGGGTGCCCGGGCGGCTTCGGCTCACCCTGCGTGAGGGGGTGCTCTTCGCCGCCAACACCGGTGCGCCCCTGGACGCGGCCGGTGTCGAGTCGCTGTCCACCCTGCGCGCCTCCGCCAAGCGGGACACGGCGTCCGTGGGGCGCTTCGGCGTCGGCTTCGCCGCCGTGCTCGCCGTCACCGACGAGCCCGCGGTCGTCGGGCGGCACGGCGGTGTGCGGTGGTCGCTCGCCGAGGCTCGGGAGCTGGCGACGGAGACCGCGCGGCACAGCCCCGGGCTAGGGGACGAGATCCGGCGCCGCGACGGGCACGTCCCGCTGCTGCGGCTGCCGTTCGCCGCCGAGGGCACCGCCCCGGACCCGTACGACACGGTCGTCATCCTTCCGCTGCGCGACACCGCCGCCGCCGACCTCGCCGAGCGGCTGCTGCACGCCGTGGACGACGCCCTGCTGCTCGCCCTGCCCGGCTTGGAGGAGGTCGTGGTCGAAATCGGCGACGATCCGTCGCGCACGCTGCGCCGCAGCGTCGACGGTCCCTTCACCGTCGTGGAGGACTCGCGCGACGGGTTCACCCACTGGCGTACGTCGGCCGCCCACGGCCCGCTCACGCCCGAGCTCCTCGCCGGCCGACCGGTCGAGGAGCGGCTGCGCCCGCACTGGTCGCTCACCTGGGCCGTGCCCGTGCACGCCGCCGACAGCACCCCGGCCCGCCCCCGCACCGCCCCCGTCGTCCACGCCCCCACGCCCAGCGACGAAGCCCTCGGCGTCCCGGCTCTCCTCATCGCCTCCTTCCCCCTCGACACCACCCGCCGGCACGCCGCCCCTGGCCCGCTGACCGACTTCCTCGTGCAGCGCGCGGCCGACGCCTACGCCGAACTGCTCGCCGACTGGCGTCCGGTGGGCGAGGGCATCATCGGGCTGGTACCCGGGCCGCTGGGGAAGGGGGAGCTGGACGGGGCCCTGCGTCAGGCGATCCTGGAGCGGCTGCCCCGGACCTCCTTCCTCCCGCCCGCCGTCGAGCCGCGCGAGGCCGACTCCGAGCTGCCCGAGTCGCTGCGGCCACGGGACGCCGAGGTCGTCGAGGGCGCGGGTGCCGACACCGTGCGGGTCCTCGCCGAGGTGCTGCCCACTTTGCTGCCCGCCGGGCTCGAACGGCGCGTGGAGCTGCGCACCCTGGGGGTCGCCCGCGTCCCGCTCACCGACGCGATCGACCGGCTGGCGGGGCTGGAGAAGGAGCCCGGCTGGTGGCGACGGCTCTACGACAGCCTCGCCGGGGTCGACCCGGACCGGCTGTCCGGCCTGCCCGTGCCGCTCGCCGACGGACGGACCACCATCGGGCCCCGGCAGATCCTGCTGCCCACCCCCGACGCGGCCGGTATCGCCCCGGAGATGCTGGCCCGCCTCGGCCTCAAGGTCGCCCACCCGGACGCCGCGCACCCCCTTCTGGAGAAGCTCGGCGCGCTGCCGGCCACGCCCCGCGCGGTCCTCACCACGCCCCAGGTGCGTGCCGCCGTCGCCGCCTCCCTCGACGAGGACGGCGGGACGGGGATGGGCTGGGAGGAGGACGCTCCTGACGCCGAGGAGCTGGCCGACACCGTGCTCGCCCTCGTGCGTGACGCCGGCCTGGAGCCCGGTGACGAGCCGTGGCTGGGTGCCCTCGCGCTGCCGGACGAGGAGGGGGAGCCGGCGCCCGCCGGTGAACTCGTCCTCCCCGGCAGCCCCTTCGCCCAGGTCATGCGGGAGGACGAACTCGCCACCGTCGACGCCGAGCTGGCGCGGAAGTGGGGCGAGCAGCCGCTGGCCGCCTGTGGTGTGCTCGCCAACTTCGCCCTCGTCCGGGCGACCGACGTCGTGCTGGACCCGGATGAACTGGAGCCGCGCGAAGGGGACTTCGCCGAGCCCGACGACGCGGGTCTGCTGGACGCCGTGGACGTGTGGTGCGAGGACATCCTCGACCGGTTCCCGGACACGCCCGTACCGCCCGTCGCCACCGAGCTGATCGCCGTACGTGATCTCGACCTCGTGGACGACGACAAGTGGCCCCAGGCCCTCGCCCTGCTCGCCCAGCCGCCGCTGCGCGACGCGCTCACCCAGCAGGTGCGGATCCTGCTGCCCGACGGCACCCATGAAGTCGTACGGCCGTACACGGCCTGGTGGTTGCGGGGGCACCCGGTGCTGGACGGCCGTCGCCCCGCCGGCCTGCTCGCCTCCGGCGGCGACCCCCTCCTGCGCGGCCTGTACGACGAGGCCGACGCGACCGGCTTCGACGACGAGCAGGTGCTGCGGGCGCTGGGCGTGCGCACCTCGGTCGCCGCGCTGCTCGACGAGCCGGGCGGCGCCGCCGAACTGCTGGACCGCCTCGCCGACCCGGAGCGCGAGGTCACCGGCGCCCAACTGCACGCCCTTTACGGTGCCCTGGCGGACCTCGACCCCGATCAGGTGACCCTGCCGGACGAGCTGCGGGCCGTGGTCGACGGGCGGATCGAGGTCGTGGACGCGGCCGACGCGGTGGTCGTCGACTCGCCGGACCTGCTGCCCTTCACCGACGGCGTCCCGCTGCTTCCGGTACGGCCGGCCCGGGCGGCCGAGCTGGCCGAGCTGTTCCAGGTGCGGCGGCTGAGCGAGTCCGTCACCGGGGAGGTGACGAGCGAGGGCACCGAGCACGACGTACCGGAGTCGGTGCGGGTGCTGCTCGGGGCGCGGACGCCTCAGTCGTATGTCGAGCACGAGGAACTCGTCGTCGACGGTGTGGAGATCGACTGGCGGCTCACCGACGACGGCGCCCTGCACGCCGCCACCCTGGAGGGCGTGGCCGCGGGGCTCGCCTGGGCGGCGGGGCAGTGGCCGCGGCGGTTCGAGGTGGCGGCGCTGCTGGAGGATCCGTCGCGGACGGGGGAGTTGGCGCGGGACCGGTGGTTCGACTGA